The following coding sequences lie in one Balneola vulgaris DSM 17893 genomic window:
- a CDS encoding N-acetylmuramoyl-L-alanine amidase family protein, producing the protein MHYKNQLTEKMPSFSSFVLALLFLLFSFPTTSFAQSQLSRISKVERSDGKGVVIRYHLDAAVDHYKLVQPAPDLVQMILRGDIDTTNIDLPEPGEKVEQVMLYKLDDGFGVDIYLNQDMYFKANAYPDQNGKHLLVGLTETTKEELIPYTQQFMALNWFEDEQMLPEDFTESEVPTVFTSSTPEIPSSFTNVKDKLKFDTIVIDPGHGGHDPGNLGYKRRAEEKDVVLKIAKKLGNYIEEGIPGVKVIYTREDDRYVALEERGRIANRAEADLFISIHADAYTSSRVYGSSVFFLGLHRSEKNFEVMKEENQLYADEVMADLTEEDLIVYELAHSGNIATSERFAYMVEDQLKNRAQRKSRGVKQMGLVVLYQATMPAILVEAGFLTNPAEQRYLESDWGQSLIASAIYRAVKQYKAEQDASLSTNNTASANE; encoded by the coding sequence ATGCATTATAAAAATCAATTAACAGAAAAGATGCCTTCTTTTTCTAGCTTTGTATTGGCTTTACTTTTCCTGCTATTCTCGTTTCCAACAACGTCGTTTGCTCAATCACAGCTTTCACGAATTTCGAAAGTAGAACGCAGTGATGGTAAAGGGGTTGTAATTCGCTACCACTTAGATGCCGCCGTTGATCATTACAAGTTGGTTCAGCCAGCTCCCGATTTAGTACAAATGATCTTAAGGGGTGATATAGATACAACGAATATCGATTTACCCGAACCCGGTGAAAAGGTAGAACAAGTAATGTTATACAAATTAGATGATGGATTCGGGGTAGATATATATCTGAATCAAGATATGTATTTCAAAGCCAATGCTTATCCTGACCAAAATGGAAAGCACTTACTTGTAGGTTTAACCGAAACTACCAAAGAAGAACTGATTCCATATACGCAGCAATTCATGGCTTTGAATTGGTTTGAAGATGAGCAAATGCTGCCCGAAGATTTTACTGAATCGGAAGTACCCACTGTTTTTACAAGCTCAACTCCTGAAATACCAAGTAGCTTTACCAATGTTAAAGACAAGCTCAAATTTGATACTATCGTAATTGATCCCGGCCATGGTGGTCATGATCCCGGTAACTTGGGCTACAAACGAAGAGCAGAAGAAAAAGATGTTGTTCTAAAAATCGCCAAAAAACTAGGTAATTATATTGAAGAAGGTATCCCGGGTGTTAAAGTAATTTATACTCGTGAAGACGACCGATACGTTGCTTTAGAAGAACGCGGCCGTATTGCTAACCGTGCCGAAGCCGATCTATTTATTTCAATTCATGCTGATGCATATACCAGCTCTCGTGTATATGGCTCCTCTGTATTCTTTTTAGGATTACATAGAAGTGAGAAGAACTTTGAAGTTATGAAAGAGGAAAATCAGCTATATGCTGATGAGGTGATGGCCGACTTAACAGAAGAAGATTTAATTGTTTACGAACTTGCCCACAGTGGTAACATTGCAACCAGTGAACGTTTTGCTTACATGGTTGAAGACCAACTAAAGAACCGAGCTCAACGTAAATCACGTGGGGTTAAGCAAATGGGTTTAGTAGTACTATACCAAGCTACTATGCCAGCCATTTTAGTAGAAGCTGGTTTTTTAACCAATCCTGCCGAACAACGCTATTTAGAAAGTGATTGGGGACAATCATTAATAGCATCAGCCATATATAGAGCTGTGAAACAATATAAAGCCGAACAAGACGCTAGCTTGTCGACCAATAATACCGCATCAGCGAATGAGTAA
- a CDS encoding type III pantothenate kinase, whose protein sequence is MSQIDSKSSQNSLFVDIGNTSLKLGYCSSGSWKVPDRDISTTESLIQWLLEEETTFNRIVVASVRKDLTARLQSAITEMEIVLVNLEGINHQRLNYDTPQSLGIDRYLGCLGAWYDCNQPVVVIDSGTACTLDYMDAEGIYQGGVIMPGITVLQNAFNDFAPELPLSERIIPSNWPGKNTAESLQWGQFGLYLDGVRSILARYQKHQGDFRLYLTGGDAKELSRHLNIPCKRDPFLIFKGMVAYLKER, encoded by the coding sequence ATGAGCCAAATCGATTCAAAAAGTTCCCAAAATTCTCTATTCGTTGATATTGGAAATACGTCTCTAAAGCTTGGGTATTGTTCATCAGGGAGCTGGAAAGTGCCTGATCGCGATATTTCTACCACCGAAAGTCTCATTCAATGGCTCTTAGAAGAAGAGACCACTTTCAACCGAATTGTAGTAGCTAGTGTTCGCAAAGATCTTACAGCACGTTTACAGTCGGCTATAACGGAGATGGAAATTGTTCTTGTAAACTTAGAGGGTATAAACCATCAACGTTTGAACTATGACACACCTCAATCCCTTGGTATCGATCGCTATTTAGGGTGCTTAGGCGCTTGGTACGATTGTAACCAACCCGTAGTAGTAATTGATAGTGGCACGGCGTGTACGCTCGATTATATGGATGCAGAGGGTATTTATCAGGGAGGAGTGATTATGCCGGGCATCACCGTTCTTCAAAATGCCTTCAACGATTTTGCTCCAGAACTACCCTTATCAGAACGAATAATTCCATCTAATTGGCCGGGTAAAAATACTGCTGAATCATTGCAATGGGGACAGTTTGGCTTATACCTAGATGGCGTTCGATCTATTTTAGCTCGATATCAAAAACACCAAGGCGACTTCAGGTTGTACTTAACAGGTGGCGATGCTAAAGAGCTCTCTAGGCATCTCAACATTCCTTGTAAGCGTGATCCCTTTCTCATCTTCAAAGGGATGGTGGCCTACCTTAAAGAGCGTTAA
- the udk gene encoding uridine kinase, translated as MSKPLIIGVAGGSGSGKTTVVEHISKTLGEANHNLLQHDSYYRDLKHLPFEERITHNFDHPASLETELLIRHINALSEGYPIEVPSYDFANHIRKEETKTVTPKRVILIDGILIFSEPDLLDLMDVKIFVDTDDDIRLLRRLKRDINQRGRTVENVMEQYQKFVRPMHLEFVQPSKRYADIIIPRGGKNKVALEMVLALIQNKLNAL; from the coding sequence ATGAGTAAACCTTTGATTATAGGGGTAGCCGGAGGAAGTGGATCCGGGAAAACTACCGTAGTAGAGCATATTTCAAAAACTCTAGGGGAAGCAAACCATAACTTGCTTCAACACGATTCTTATTACCGAGACCTTAAACACCTTCCTTTCGAGGAGCGCATTACACATAACTTTGATCATCCTGCATCTTTAGAAACTGAGCTTCTAATTCGGCATATCAATGCGTTAAGTGAAGGTTACCCTATTGAAGTTCCTTCTTATGATTTCGCTAATCATATTCGCAAAGAAGAAACAAAAACGGTTACTCCTAAGCGTGTAATCCTCATCGATGGGATATTAATATTCAGTGAGCCTGATTTATTAGATCTCATGGATGTAAAGATTTTTGTGGATACTGATGATGACATTCGCCTACTAAGGCGCCTCAAAAGAGATATCAATCAGCGTGGGCGAACTGTTGAAAATGTGATGGAGCAATACCAAAAATTTGTACGTCCAATGCACTTAGAGTTTGTTCAGCCAAGTAAACGCTATGCGGATATTATCATCCCTCGTGGTGGGAAAAACAAAGTAGCCCTCGAAATGGTGCTAGCTCTAATTCAAAATAAACTTAACGCTCTTTAA
- a CDS encoding ATP-binding protein has product MIPIQRIFGFYVIPDPIKSRSIDLSAFLTETDQKIAELPKSYRELFDLSAAISSEMFINAGDNINQVQKAYDAWKDGFPSSIAIVGEKGSGKSTLIHMLKESVFTDIPITNIDFAQSTWKIEQILSSLGTAFEVSDVNRPETLINAINARDERFVVCLEGLQNLYLRNINGFEALEALWLIISETKEKVLWLTSCSRYAWEFLNKVEGIDAHFSHVCATDTLNDEQITNVIMKRHDKSVFKLRFEPDESTRKSRNYKKRLNNPKEIQAYLKEVYFEELTELTGGNASVAAISWLRSIKKIEGRTLVIAPFQPVNIDSLEILNSETLFVLAAIILHDTLKVAELCRVMNLNLSTSKVLLSRLKSRGFLLENQGAYYLNQLVYRQVLRLLKKRNIIH; this is encoded by the coding sequence ATGATCCCGATTCAGCGAATCTTTGGTTTTTATGTGATTCCAGATCCAATTAAATCTCGAAGTATAGATTTAAGTGCTTTTTTAACGGAAACCGATCAAAAGATTGCCGAGCTACCTAAGTCATACAGAGAGTTGTTCGACTTATCTGCTGCTATCAGTTCTGAGATGTTTATTAATGCTGGGGATAATATAAATCAGGTTCAAAAAGCCTATGATGCTTGGAAAGACGGCTTCCCAAGTAGTATTGCAATTGTAGGCGAAAAGGGAAGTGGGAAGTCGACCTTGATACATATGCTAAAAGAATCTGTGTTTACAGATATTCCCATTACCAATATTGATTTTGCGCAGTCTACATGGAAGATAGAACAGATATTAAGCTCGCTGGGAACCGCTTTTGAAGTATCGGATGTAAACCGTCCTGAAACACTTATTAACGCCATTAATGCCCGAGATGAGCGTTTCGTAGTATGCCTTGAAGGACTTCAGAATTTATACCTTAGAAATATTAACGGCTTCGAAGCTTTGGAAGCCCTATGGTTGATTATTTCAGAAACGAAGGAAAAAGTACTTTGGCTTACATCATGTTCTAGGTATGCATGGGAGTTTTTGAATAAGGTTGAAGGCATTGATGCTCACTTTAGCCATGTATGCGCAACAGATACACTCAATGATGAGCAAATCACGAACGTGATTATGAAAAGGCATGATAAGAGTGTATTTAAACTTCGTTTTGAACCGGATGAGTCTACTCGAAAATCGAGAAACTATAAAAAGCGACTCAACAACCCGAAAGAAATACAAGCTTATTTAAAGGAAGTCTATTTTGAAGAGCTTACTGAATTAACGGGAGGGAATGCATCAGTTGCGGCAATTTCGTGGCTTCGATCGATCAAAAAAATTGAAGGTAGAACGCTTGTAATCGCGCCTTTTCAACCGGTAAACATTGATTCTCTTGAGATTCTCAATTCAGAAACACTATTTGTATTAGCGGCCATCATACTGCACGATACTTTGAAAGTAGCTGAATTATGTAGGGTGATGAACCTGAATCTTTCTACCAGTAAAGTGTTACTGTCTAGATTGAAATCAAGAGGCTTTTTATTGGAGAACCAAGGAGCCTATTACCTCAACCAGTTGGTATACCGCCAAGTGCTACGCTTACTCAAAAAACGAAATATCATTCACTGA